One part of the Amycolatopsis lurida genome encodes these proteins:
- a CDS encoding L-ribulose-5-phosphate 4-epimerase: MSLAVEITDTFEELRETVARLHSELTRYELVIWTAGNVSARVPGHDLMVIKPSGVSYGELTAETMVVTDLYGEVVHGDLAPSSDTAAHAYVYRHMPEVGGVVHTHSTYATAWAARGEPIPCVLTMIADEFGGEIPAGPFALIGDDSIGRGIVETLRSSRSPAVLMRNHGPFTVGRTARDAVKAAVMVEDVAKTVHIASALGTPEPLSERDVDRLYARYQNVYGQQGEK, encoded by the coding sequence ATGAGCCTCGCCGTGGAGATCACGGACACCTTCGAAGAACTGCGGGAGACCGTCGCGCGGCTGCACAGCGAGCTGACCCGCTACGAACTGGTCATCTGGACCGCGGGCAACGTGTCGGCGCGTGTGCCCGGGCACGACCTGATGGTGATCAAACCGTCCGGGGTGTCCTACGGCGAGCTGACCGCCGAAACCATGGTCGTCACCGACCTGTACGGCGAAGTCGTCCACGGTGACCTGGCGCCGTCTTCGGACACGGCCGCGCACGCCTACGTCTACCGGCACATGCCGGAGGTCGGCGGGGTCGTTCACACGCATTCGACCTATGCCACCGCGTGGGCGGCGCGCGGGGAGCCGATCCCGTGCGTGCTCACGATGATCGCGGACGAGTTCGGCGGGGAGATCCCGGCGGGGCCGTTCGCGCTGATCGGTGACGACTCGATCGGCCGCGGCATCGTCGAGACGCTGCGGTCCAGCCGCTCGCCCGCGGTGCTGATGCGCAACCACGGCCCGTTCACCGTCGGCCGCACCGCACGGGACGCGGTCAAGGCCGCGGTGATGGTCGAGGACGTCGCGAAGACCGTCCACATCGCTTCCGCGCTGGGAACGCCGGAGCCACTGTCCGAACGGGACGTGGACCGGCTCTACGCGCGCTACCAGAACGTCTACGGCCAGCAGGGAGAGAAGTGA
- the araA gene encoding L-arabinose isomerase — translation MSTQRKTEVWFLTGSQALYGEETLEQVAGQSLQIQRMLADTGRISAGIVAKPVLTEPSAIRRVMLEANADDACVGVIAWMHTFSPAKMWISGLDALRKPLLHLHTQLNEALPWQSIDMDFMNLNQAAHGDREFGYIQTRLGVPRKTIAGHAADPSVADRIDAWVRAAVGRQTIGSLKLARFGDNMRDVAVTDGDKVEAELKFGVSVNTYGVNELVALVDAVPDTEVDTLVEEYAETYALAPELTETGERHESLRYAARIEKGLRTFLTDGGFGAFTTNFEDLGGLRQLPGLAVQRLMADGYGFGGEGDWKTSALLTAVKAMGRDSERGTSFMEDYTYHFGPGEPKILGAHMLEVCPSIAAAKPSCEIHPLGIGGREDPVRLVFDAAAGDAVVIGLADLGDRFRLVANEVEVVAPDEPLPNLPVARAVWKPAPSLATSAEAWITAGGPHHTVLTQAVGAETIRDFATMLAVELLVIDQTTTPASIADRMRWNQAYYRLAQGF, via the coding sequence GTGAGCACACAGCGGAAGACCGAGGTCTGGTTCCTCACCGGGAGCCAGGCGCTATACGGCGAGGAGACCCTCGAACAGGTCGCGGGCCAGTCGTTGCAGATCCAGCGGATGCTGGCCGACACCGGCCGGATCTCGGCCGGGATCGTCGCGAAGCCGGTGCTGACCGAGCCGTCGGCGATCCGTCGCGTGATGCTCGAGGCGAACGCGGACGACGCCTGTGTCGGAGTGATCGCGTGGATGCACACGTTCTCGCCGGCGAAGATGTGGATCTCCGGCCTGGACGCGCTGCGGAAACCCTTGCTGCATCTGCACACGCAGCTCAACGAGGCGTTGCCGTGGCAGTCCATCGACATGGACTTCATGAACCTGAACCAGGCCGCGCACGGCGACCGCGAGTTCGGCTACATCCAGACCCGGCTCGGGGTGCCGCGCAAGACCATCGCCGGGCACGCGGCGGATCCGTCGGTCGCCGACCGGATCGACGCGTGGGTCCGCGCCGCGGTCGGCCGCCAGACGATCGGCTCGCTCAAACTCGCGCGGTTCGGTGACAACATGCGCGACGTCGCGGTCACCGACGGGGACAAGGTCGAGGCGGAACTGAAGTTCGGCGTCTCGGTGAACACCTACGGCGTCAACGAACTGGTCGCGCTGGTCGACGCGGTGCCCGACACCGAGGTCGACACGCTCGTCGAGGAATACGCCGAGACGTACGCGCTTGCGCCGGAGCTGACCGAGACGGGGGAGCGGCACGAGTCGCTGCGGTACGCCGCCCGGATCGAGAAGGGTCTTCGCACGTTCCTGACCGACGGCGGTTTCGGCGCGTTCACCACGAACTTCGAGGATCTCGGCGGCCTGCGGCAACTCCCGGGGCTCGCGGTGCAGCGGCTGATGGCCGACGGCTACGGCTTCGGCGGCGAGGGCGACTGGAAGACGTCCGCGCTGCTGACCGCGGTGAAGGCGATGGGCCGCGACTCCGAGCGCGGAACGTCCTTCATGGAGGACTACACCTACCACTTCGGTCCGGGCGAACCGAAGATCCTCGGCGCGCACATGCTCGAAGTCTGCCCGAGCATCGCCGCGGCCAAGCCTTCGTGCGAGATCCACCCGCTCGGGATCGGTGGCCGCGAGGATCCCGTCCGGTTGGTGTTCGACGCCGCCGCCGGTGACGCCGTGGTGATCGGCCTGGCCGATCTCGGCGACCGGTTCCGCCTGGTGGCCAACGAGGTCGAGGTCGTCGCGCCGGACGAGCCGCTGCCGAATCTGCCGGTGGCGCGCGCGGTGTGGAAGCCGGCGCCGTCGTTGGCGACGTCCGCCGAAGCCTGGATCACCGCGGGCGGGCCGCACCACACGGTGCTCACGCAGGCCGTCGGCGCCGAAACGATCCGGGATTTCGCCACCATGCTCGCCGTCGAACTGCTGGTGATCGATCAGACCACGACCCCTGCCTCGATCGCCGACCGGATGCGCTGGAACCAGGCCTACTACCGGCTCGCACAAGGATTCTGA
- the chvE gene encoding multiple monosaccharide ABC transporter substrate-binding protein, translating into MKFTKLATLAVAVGLGAALTACGSSEKTVDQQAAASGAAGGLVGVTMPTKSSERWIHDGDNIKAALEKLGYQVDLQYAEDDIPTQVNQIENQITKGAKLLVIASIDGTAITTQLQEAADKKIPVIAYDRLIRNTPNVDYYATFDNFKVGVQQATSLLTGLKVLKEDGSPGEGKGPFNVELFAGSPDDNNATFFFNGAMSVLKPYLDNGTLVVKSGQTAFNVAAILRWQAATAQRRMEDLLTKTYSSGDKVQGVLSPYDGLSIGILSALKSNGYGTPGQPYPVVTGQDAEVASVKSIIAGEQYSTIFKDTRKLAETTVKMADAVLKGGKAETNNTTDYNNGQKVVPAFLLESVILNKGNYQKELIDSGYYKAEQLR; encoded by the coding sequence ATGAAGTTCACGAAACTGGCCACACTGGCCGTGGCGGTCGGCCTCGGTGCCGCGCTCACGGCCTGCGGTTCGAGTGAGAAGACCGTCGATCAGCAGGCGGCCGCGAGCGGTGCCGCGGGCGGCCTGGTCGGCGTCACCATGCCGACCAAATCGTCGGAGCGCTGGATCCACGACGGTGACAACATCAAGGCGGCGCTGGAGAAGCTGGGCTACCAGGTCGACCTGCAGTACGCCGAGGACGACATCCCCACCCAGGTGAACCAGATCGAGAACCAGATCACCAAGGGCGCGAAGCTGCTCGTGATCGCCTCGATCGACGGCACCGCGATCACCACCCAGCTGCAGGAGGCCGCGGACAAGAAGATCCCGGTCATCGCCTACGACCGGCTGATCCGCAACACCCCGAACGTCGACTACTACGCGACCTTTGACAACTTCAAGGTCGGCGTGCAGCAGGCGACGTCGCTGCTCACCGGGCTCAAGGTGCTCAAGGAGGACGGTTCGCCCGGTGAGGGCAAGGGACCGTTCAACGTCGAACTCTTCGCCGGTTCACCGGACGACAACAACGCGACGTTCTTCTTCAACGGCGCCATGTCGGTGCTGAAGCCGTATCTGGACAACGGGACGCTGGTCGTCAAGAGCGGCCAGACCGCGTTCAACGTCGCGGCGATCCTGCGCTGGCAGGCGGCGACCGCGCAGCGGCGGATGGAAGACCTGCTGACCAAGACCTACAGCTCCGGAGACAAGGTGCAGGGCGTGCTCTCGCCGTACGACGGGCTTTCCATCGGGATCCTCTCGGCGCTGAAGAGCAACGGCTACGGCACCCCGGGCCAGCCGTACCCCGTGGTCACGGGCCAGGACGCCGAGGTCGCGTCGGTGAAGTCGATCATCGCGGGCGAGCAGTACTCGACGATCTTCAAGGACACCCGCAAACTCGCCGAGACCACGGTCAAGATGGCCGACGCGGTGCTCAAGGGCGGCAAGGCCGAGACCAACAACACGACCGACTACAACAACGGCCAGAAGGTCGTCCCGGCGTTCCTGCTGGAGTCGGTGATCCTCAACAAGGGGAACTACCAGAAGGAACTCATCGACTCGGGCTACTACAAAGCGGAACAGCTGAGGTAG